In one window of Pradoshia eiseniae DNA:
- a CDS encoding SMI1/KNR4 family protein, which produces MKFWLKAREDYYRKPPLTEAELEEAEKELGHKLPETYRKLLLEQNGGSIRFNALRLRKRPIEGNFFVEFGFLQGVGEMPGILDTAFVTKEWNLPKELVILNGDGHTWFALDYRNNRVEPAVSYIDTDGDLDFVLADNFDEFIKDLYIEEEGLYRFNPDEDEDYKLDAMPEDELISLLQSGQFTKIKKALDNLFYYPKNSITENYVLNILNETDEKVQDKIGSSLFQYISFQRIKYDLPIVNKIIDELNKHPKVAHYATLITEFIKEMEEAKEEQIFDDDDYEVVPYEDE; this is translated from the coding sequence ATGAAATTTTGGCTTAAAGCACGTGAAGATTATTATAGAAAACCACCCCTCACTGAAGCTGAATTAGAAGAAGCTGAAAAGGAACTGGGACACAAGCTCCCTGAAACTTATCGGAAGTTGTTATTAGAGCAAAATGGTGGATCTATTCGATTTAATGCTCTCCGTTTAAGAAAACGTCCAATAGAAGGAAACTTTTTCGTAGAATTTGGATTCCTACAAGGAGTAGGAGAAATGCCAGGTATTTTGGATACGGCTTTCGTGACTAAAGAATGGAATTTACCTAAAGAACTTGTCATATTAAACGGAGATGGTCACACTTGGTTTGCTTTGGACTATAGGAATAATAGAGTTGAGCCTGCTGTTTCATACATTGATACAGATGGAGATTTGGATTTTGTTTTGGCTGATAATTTTGACGAATTTATCAAGGATTTATACATCGAGGAAGAGGGTCTTTACCGCTTTAATCCTGACGAAGATGAGGATTACAAATTAGATGCGATGCCAGAAGATGAATTAATTTCTTTATTGCAATCAGGGCAATTTACTAAAATCAAAAAAGCACTGGATAATTTATTCTATTACCCCAAAAATAGTATTACAGAAAACTATGTCCTAAATATATTAAATGAAACCGATGAGAAGGTTCAAGATAAGATAGGATCATCTTTATTCCAATACATAAGTTTCCAAAGGATTAAATATGATCTTCCTATTGTAAATAAGATAATAGATGAGTTAAATAAACACCCTAAAGTTGCCCATTATGCGACTCTGATAACCGAATTTATTAAAGAAATGGAAGAAGCAAAAGAGGAGCAAATTTTTGATGATGATGATTATGAAGTAGTCCCATATGAAGATGAATAA